One window of Chloroflexus aggregans DSM 9485 genomic DNA carries:
- a CDS encoding DUF4129 domain-containing protein — MNQSSLVTPTILITGLITLLVTLIGDTVTAATDWHMVWLSGASLLVGLEAIALRSRMVAGLHETQGGAVRYLAVEVFGLIALARIVATLGQGRNGWAAMTTWITDPLAAFDAPFLFCLLTLLTVAVLSRSGIAAIAALTPNSPLKTPLQSLDMLFYRSDAIARRQAAVSALSRAVGWGGLLMIVTLGVQYRQHTLPLSTTGWMAIYLAGGLSLITLAQRRALLADWQSDEADIAPEVNRRWQWLSMSTIGLVLVLALALPVQVAPLVPDDWQETLLLIGGIVLLCAMILSLLFIGMLSLVALLPLMLLMILSSLMNTSANAVTSIVPPILPPSVESTPPVWPGLIFWVCIALLTGLAFWTIVRRQQWVKQGWPQLYEWITAARQQIKQRRRDRRWRLSFGRRPTASPDPIRPPVDIAITCYHAALRYAADQGYPRQPAQTPAEFAEHTVPQLAEAGEELRALTLAYHRAAYAGHASDPVERQQVRTLLRRFRQKIMQRRRVRKI; from the coding sequence ATGAATCAATCATCGCTTGTTACGCCGACCATTTTGATTACAGGCCTTATTACCCTCCTCGTCACGTTGATCGGTGATACGGTGACTGCCGCCACCGATTGGCATATGGTGTGGCTGAGCGGCGCAAGTTTGTTGGTTGGGCTAGAAGCAATCGCGTTGCGTTCGCGAATGGTTGCCGGACTACATGAAACCCAGGGTGGTGCGGTGCGGTATCTGGCCGTTGAGGTGTTTGGACTGATAGCGCTAGCCCGGATCGTTGCGACCCTAGGACAGGGTCGCAACGGTTGGGCTGCGATGACGACGTGGATTACCGATCCGCTCGCCGCGTTCGACGCTCCATTTCTGTTTTGCTTGCTCACGCTACTAACCGTGGCAGTCCTGAGCCGCAGTGGTATCGCTGCAATTGCCGCACTTACGCCAAACTCTCCGCTCAAGACACCATTGCAGAGTCTTGACATGCTTTTTTACCGCAGTGACGCCATCGCCCGCCGCCAAGCAGCCGTCTCTGCCCTGAGTCGGGCAGTCGGTTGGGGTGGGCTACTGATGATCGTTACCCTGGGTGTGCAATATCGCCAGCACACGCTCCCACTCAGTACAACCGGTTGGATGGCGATCTACCTTGCCGGTGGCCTAAGCCTGATTACGCTGGCCCAGCGTCGAGCTTTGTTGGCCGATTGGCAGAGCGATGAAGCCGATATTGCGCCTGAGGTTAATCGACGTTGGCAATGGCTGAGTATGAGTACTATTGGATTGGTACTTGTCTTAGCACTCGCCCTTCCGGTGCAGGTGGCGCCTCTCGTTCCAGATGACTGGCAAGAGACACTTTTGTTAATCGGTGGGATTGTTCTCTTGTGCGCGATGATCCTTTCATTACTGTTTATCGGGATGCTGAGTCTTGTGGCACTGCTGCCGTTGATGTTACTGATGATCTTGAGTTCGCTCATGAACACATCGGCAAATGCGGTGACGTCAATCGTACCACCAATCCTGCCACCATCTGTCGAGAGTACACCACCAGTATGGCCGGGGTTAATCTTCTGGGTGTGTATCGCGCTGCTGACCGGTTTAGCGTTTTGGACGATCGTGCGCCGTCAACAATGGGTGAAGCAGGGATGGCCGCAATTGTACGAGTGGATAACCGCTGCTCGGCAACAGATAAAACAACGGCGCCGAGATCGGCGCTGGCGACTATCGTTTGGGCGACGGCCCACTGCCTCACCAGACCCGATCCGCCCACCGGTTGATATTGCGATCACCTGCTACCACGCGGCTTTGCGCTACGCTGCCGATCAAGGTTACCCACGCCAACCAGCACAAACACCGGCAGAGTTTGCCGAGCATACGGTCCCGCAGTTAGCCGAAGCCGGTGAAGAATTACGCGCACTAACGCTTGCGTATCACCGCGCCGCATATGCCGGACACGCATCTGATCCGGTTGAACGGCAGCAGGTGCGTACCCTGTTACGTCGCTTCCGACAAAAGATTATGCAAAGGCGCAGAGTGCGCAAAATATAG
- a CDS encoding MaoC family dehydratase: MINKTNPGNFFEDFRLGQEIVHATPRTVTEGDVALYTSLYGSRFAVTSSTPFAQNLGLDRAPLDSMLVFHIVFGKTVPDISLNAIANLGYAGGRFGAVVYPGDTLSTTSKVIGLRQNKDGKTGVVYVHSVGVNQRGEMVLEYIRWVMVRKRDLNAPAPEPVIPSLPDAVPVGELQVPYQIAPGQYDLVRAGSSYVWEDYEVGEKIDHIDGVTIEEAEHMQATRLYQNTARVHFNLHVEREGRFGRRIVYGGHIISLARSLSFNGLANAFSIAAINGGRHTNPSFAGDTIYAWSEILDKMEIPGRDDVGALRVRTVATKDRPCHDFPYRDADGNYDPAVVLDFDYTVLMPRRMAATTTSG; the protein is encoded by the coding sequence ATGATCAACAAAACCAATCCCGGCAATTTCTTCGAGGATTTTCGGCTTGGCCAAGAGATCGTTCACGCTACGCCGCGCACCGTCACTGAAGGAGATGTTGCCCTCTATACCTCGCTCTACGGCTCACGTTTTGCCGTAACATCATCGACTCCGTTTGCCCAGAATCTCGGCCTGGACCGTGCCCCCCTCGATAGCATGCTCGTCTTTCACATTGTTTTCGGTAAGACGGTGCCCGATATTTCCCTCAATGCTATCGCCAATCTCGGCTATGCCGGTGGCCGGTTTGGCGCGGTGGTGTATCCCGGCGACACCCTTTCAACCACCTCAAAAGTGATCGGGTTACGTCAGAACAAAGATGGTAAAACCGGTGTTGTCTATGTCCACTCGGTAGGAGTCAATCAGCGCGGCGAGATGGTCTTAGAATATATTCGCTGGGTGATGGTGCGCAAACGTGATCTAAATGCACCGGCGCCAGAACCGGTAATACCGTCGTTGCCCGATGCCGTTCCGGTGGGCGAGTTGCAAGTGCCTTACCAGATTGCCCCCGGCCAGTACGATCTTGTGCGTGCCGGTAGCTCATATGTGTGGGAAGATTATGAGGTTGGGGAGAAGATCGATCATATCGATGGGGTCACTATCGAGGAAGCCGAGCATATGCAGGCCACGAGGCTGTATCAGAATACGGCCCGCGTTCACTTTAACCTCCACGTTGAGCGTGAGGGTCGGTTTGGTCGGCGGATTGTCTACGGCGGTCATATCATCAGCCTCGCCCGTTCGCTCTCGTTCAACGGCCTCGCCAATGCGTTCAGCATCGCTGCTATCAATGGCGGTCGTCACACAAACCCCAGCTTTGCCGGTGATACTATCTACGCCTGGTCGGAGATTCTCGACAAAATGGAAATTCCGGGGCGTGATGATGTCGGTGCCTTGCGGGTACGCACCGTTGCCACCAAGGATCGACCGTGCCACGATTTTCCCTACCGTGACGCCGATGGCAATTACGATCCGGCGGTAGTGCTCGATTTTGATTATACGGTGCTGATGCCGCGCCGGATGGCGGCGACCACAACATCTGGGTAG
- a CDS encoding HpcH/HpaI aldolase/citrate lyase family protein: protein MRKLPHNFYKPLAIGAPEPIRELPVRPERVVHFFPPHVEKIRARIPEVARQVDVLCGNLEDAIPVDAKEAARAGFIEVVRNTDFGDTAVWVRVNALNSPWVLDDIAEIVANVGNKLDVIMIPKVEGPWDIHFVDQYLALLEAKHQIRKPILIHALLETAQGMVNLEAIAGASPRMHGFSLGPADLAASRGMKTTRVGGGHPFYGVLADPQEGQTERAFFQQDLWHYTIARMVDVAVSNGLRAFYGPFGDIKDEAACEAQFRNAFLLGCTGAWSLAPNQIPIAKRVFSPDVNEVLFAKRILEAMPDGSGVAMIDGKMQDDATWKQAKVIVDLARMIAKKDPELAKAYGFTE, encoded by the coding sequence ATGCGTAAACTACCGCACAATTTCTACAAGCCATTAGCCATCGGTGCTCCTGAACCAATCCGTGAATTGCCGGTGCGCCCAGAGCGAGTTGTTCACTTCTTCCCACCCCACGTAGAAAAGATTCGTGCCCGCATTCCCGAAGTTGCCAGGCAAGTTGATGTCTTGTGCGGCAACCTCGAAGATGCAATTCCGGTTGATGCGAAAGAGGCTGCCCGGGCCGGCTTTATCGAGGTTGTGCGCAACACCGATTTCGGCGATACGGCAGTCTGGGTGCGGGTCAATGCCCTCAACAGCCCATGGGTGCTCGATGATATTGCCGAGATTGTGGCGAATGTCGGTAATAAACTCGATGTCATCATGATCCCGAAAGTTGAAGGGCCGTGGGATATCCACTTTGTCGATCAATATCTTGCTCTGCTAGAGGCCAAACATCAGATTCGCAAGCCCATTCTCATTCACGCCCTTCTTGAGACGGCGCAAGGGATGGTCAACCTCGAAGCGATTGCCGGAGCCAGCCCGCGTATGCACGGCTTCAGCCTCGGCCCCGCCGATCTGGCCGCCTCGCGTGGGATGAAGACCACCCGCGTCGGCGGCGGCCATCCGTTCTACGGCGTCCTGGCCGACCCGCAAGAGGGCCAAACCGAACGCGCCTTCTTCCAGCAAGACCTCTGGCACTACACGATTGCCCGCATGGTGGATGTGGCCGTCTCGAACGGGCTACGTGCCTTCTACGGACCCTTCGGCGATATAAAGGATGAAGCCGCATGTGAAGCCCAATTCCGCAACGCCTTCTTGCTCGGCTGTACCGGTGCGTGGTCGTTGGCGCCAAATCAAATCCCCATTGCCAAGCGTGTCTTTAGTCCTGATGTGAATGAGGTGCTTTTCGCCAAACGCATCCTTGAGGCAATGCCCGATGGTTCTGGCGTGGCAATGATCGACGGTAAGATGCAAGACGACGCGACGTGGAAGCAGGCCAAGGTGATCGTTGACCTTGCCCGCATGATCGCCAAAAAAGACCCCGAATTGGCCAAGGCCTACGGGTTTACGGAATAA
- a CDS encoding 2-methylfumaryl-CoA isomerase yields MNGILSGMRVVEGSAFVAAPLGGMTLAQLGADVIRFDPIGGGLDYKRWPVTLDGKHSLFWAGLNKGKRSIAVDIRHPRGQELLTQLICAPGDNAGLFITNFPARGWLSYDALKRHRADLVMVNLVGRRDGGSEVDYTVNPQLGLPFMTGPVTSPDVVNHVLPAWDLITGHMIALGLLAAERHRRLTGEGQLVKLALKDVGLAMIGHLGMIAEVMVNDTDRPKQGNYLYGAFGRDFETLDGKRVMVVGLTDLQWKALGKATGLSDAFNALGERLGLNMDEEGDRFRARREIAALLEPWFHARTLAEVRKVFEQHRVTWAPYRTVREAIAQDPDCSTDNPMFAMVEQPGIGSYLMAGSPLDFSQVPRLPVRPAPRLGEHTDEILLEVLGLSEGEVGRLHDEGIVAGPEE; encoded by the coding sequence ATGAACGGCATTCTCAGTGGTATGCGTGTCGTCGAAGGCTCAGCCTTTGTTGCTGCACCGCTCGGTGGGATGACGTTGGCTCAGTTGGGGGCCGATGTGATTCGCTTCGATCCCATCGGTGGTGGTCTCGATTACAAGCGCTGGCCGGTTACCCTTGATGGAAAGCATAGCTTGTTTTGGGCCGGTCTCAACAAAGGCAAACGCTCTATCGCGGTCGATATTCGCCATCCGCGTGGTCAAGAGCTGCTGACCCAATTGATCTGCGCTCCCGGTGATAACGCCGGTCTCTTCATTACCAACTTTCCCGCCCGTGGTTGGTTGAGCTACGATGCGCTTAAGCGTCATCGCGCCGATTTGGTTATGGTGAATCTGGTTGGCCGACGGGATGGTGGGTCGGAGGTCGATTATACCGTCAATCCGCAACTTGGCCTGCCATTTATGACCGGCCCCGTTACCTCGCCCGATGTTGTCAATCATGTGTTACCGGCGTGGGATCTCATCACCGGCCACATGATTGCGCTCGGCTTGTTGGCTGCCGAACGTCATCGCCGGCTGACCGGTGAAGGGCAACTGGTCAAACTGGCCCTCAAAGATGTCGGGCTGGCGATGATCGGCCATCTCGGTATGATCGCCGAGGTGATGGTGAATGACACCGATCGTCCCAAACAGGGGAATTATCTCTATGGTGCTTTTGGGCGCGATTTCGAGACACTCGACGGGAAGCGGGTGATGGTGGTTGGGTTGACCGATTTGCAATGGAAGGCGTTGGGGAAGGCGACCGGCCTGAGCGATGCGTTCAACGCTCTCGGCGAGCGATTGGGTCTCAACATGGATGAAGAGGGCGACCGATTCCGCGCTCGCCGTGAGATTGCTGCACTGCTTGAACCATGGTTTCACGCGCGCACGCTCGCCGAGGTACGCAAGGTATTCGAGCAACACCGTGTGACGTGGGCGCCGTACCGGACGGTACGCGAAGCGATTGCTCAAGACCCAGATTGCTCTACCGATAACCCAATGTTTGCTATGGTCGAACAACCGGGGATCGGTTCATACCTGATGGCCGGATCGCCGCTTGATTTCAGCCAGGTGCCTCGCTTACCCGTGCGACCTGCACCCCGGCTTGGTGAACATACCGACGAGATTTTACTGGAAGTGTTGGGGTTGAGTGAAGGTGAAGTAGGGCGCTTACACGATGAGGGCATTGTCGCCGGGCCGGAGGAATGA
- a CDS encoding CaiB/BaiF CoA transferase family protein — MAETDTTLPLAGLRVIDAATVIAAPFCATLLGEFGADVLKVEHPIGGDALRRFGTPTARGDTLTWLSESRNKRSVTLNLQHPEGARVFKELVAQADVLCENFRTGTLEKWGLGWDVLSKINPRLIMLRVTGYGQTGPYRDRPGFARIAHAVGGIAYLAGMPKGTPVTPGSTTLADYMTGLYGCIGVLLALRYREQTGCGQYVDAALYESVFRCSDELVPAYGMYGKVRERHGSHYNEFACPHGHFQTKDGKWVAISCATDKLFARLANAMGRPELASSSVYGDQKVRLAHASDVNEIVRDWCSSLTRAEVLERCYATATPAAPLNDIADFFGDRHVHARRNLVAIDAENLGETLILPNIVPKLSETPGKIRSLGPKLGEHTEEVLKEWLNMTDEQIGELRAKRVI; from the coding sequence ATGGCTGAAACCGATACGACCTTGCCTTTAGCAGGCCTTCGCGTCATTGATGCCGCAACCGTGATTGCGGCGCCCTTCTGTGCAACGTTGCTCGGCGAGTTTGGTGCCGATGTGTTGAAGGTTGAACATCCGATTGGCGGTGATGCGCTACGTCGGTTTGGCACCCCGACTGCACGCGGTGATACGTTAACGTGGCTGAGCGAGTCGCGTAATAAGCGTTCGGTAACGCTGAATCTGCAACATCCTGAAGGGGCGCGGGTTTTTAAAGAACTGGTTGCACAAGCGGATGTGCTCTGCGAGAATTTTCGCACCGGAACACTCGAAAAGTGGGGATTAGGCTGGGATGTGCTCAGCAAGATTAACCCACGCTTGATTATGCTCCGTGTGACCGGGTACGGCCAAACCGGTCCCTACCGTGACCGTCCCGGCTTTGCCCGCATCGCCCACGCCGTCGGTGGGATCGCGTACCTGGCCGGTATGCCGAAGGGGACGCCGGTCACGCCCGGTTCAACCACCCTCGCCGATTACATGACCGGTCTATACGGCTGTATCGGGGTTCTGCTCGCTTTGCGCTACCGCGAACAGACCGGTTGCGGTCAGTATGTTGATGCTGCGCTCTACGAGTCGGTCTTCCGCTGTAGCGATGAATTGGTGCCCGCGTATGGGATGTACGGTAAGGTGCGTGAGCGGCACGGCTCGCACTACAACGAGTTTGCCTGTCCCCACGGTCACTTCCAGACCAAAGATGGTAAATGGGTGGCGATCTCGTGCGCGACCGACAAGCTCTTTGCCCGCCTTGCCAACGCGATGGGCCGCCCTGAGTTGGCCTCGTCGAGTGTGTATGGCGATCAGAAAGTCCGTCTTGCCCACGCCAGTGATGTTAACGAGATCGTGCGTGACTGGTGTAGCTCGTTAACCCGCGCCGAAGTCCTCGAACGGTGCTACGCAACTGCCACGCCGGCAGCACCGCTCAACGATATTGCCGACTTCTTCGGTGATCGCCATGTGCATGCTCGGCGCAATTTGGTCGCCATCGACGCCGAGAATCTTGGTGAAACGCTGATTCTGCCCAATATCGTGCCGAAACTCTCGGAAACTCCCGGCAAGATTCGCTCGCTTGGTCCCAAGCTCGGCGAACATACGGAGGAGGTGTTGAAAGAGTGGCTGAATATGACTGATGAGCAGATCGGTGAGTTACGCGCCAAGCGAGTGATTTAG
- a CDS encoding CaiB/BaiF CoA transferase family protein, which translates to MAKGSRPTKTTQSTTEMTETETPAVATTDVEAASVADPAPPAAEPQPDPAVVRDRLPLSGIRVIDVGNFLAGPYAASILGEFGAEVLKVEHPLGGDPMRRFGTATTRHDATLAWLSEARNRKSVTIDLRQQEGVELFLKLVAKSDILVENFRPGTMEEWGLSWPTLQSVNPGLIMLRVSGYGQTGPYRRRSGFAHIAHAFSGLSYLAGFPGETPVLPGTAPLGDYIASLFGAIGILIALRHREKTGRGQLIDVGIYEAVFRILDEIAPAYGLFGKIREREGAGSFIAVPHGHFRTKDGKWVAIACTTDKMFERLAEAMERPELASPELYGDQRKRLAARDVVNQITIEWVGSLTRDEVMRRCLEKEVPVGPLNSIADMFNDEHFRARGNLARIEAEGVGEVVVPNVIPTLSETPGRITNLGPSLGNATYEVLRELLGISAEEIKHLRSRKII; encoded by the coding sequence ATGGCAAAAGGCTCACGTCCGACAAAAACGACCCAGTCAACCACTGAGATGACGGAGACTGAAACGCCTGCTGTAGCGACGACAGACGTCGAAGCTGCATCAGTCGCCGATCCGGCCCCTCCTGCTGCTGAACCGCAACCAGACCCGGCTGTAGTACGTGATCGACTACCGCTCAGCGGCATTCGTGTGATCGATGTCGGTAATTTCTTGGCCGGTCCTTACGCAGCTTCAATTTTAGGGGAATTTGGCGCCGAGGTGTTGAAGGTTGAACATCCTCTTGGGGGCGACCCGATGCGCCGATTCGGCACGGCTACTACACGCCATGACGCTACGCTAGCGTGGCTGAGTGAAGCACGGAACCGCAAGTCGGTAACCATCGATTTGCGGCAGCAGGAAGGCGTGGAACTCTTTCTGAAGCTGGTAGCGAAATCTGATATTTTAGTCGAGAATTTTCGCCCTGGTACGATGGAGGAGTGGGGGTTATCGTGGCCGACGTTGCAGTCTGTCAACCCCGGCTTGATTATGCTGCGTGTATCGGGGTACGGCCAAACCGGTCCGTACCGCCGCCGATCCGGTTTTGCCCACATTGCCCATGCCTTCAGCGGTCTATCGTACCTTGCCGGCTTTCCCGGTGAAACGCCGGTCTTGCCCGGGACAGCACCGCTCGGTGATTATATCGCCAGTCTTTTCGGTGCGATTGGGATCTTGATCGCACTCCGCCATCGTGAGAAGACCGGGCGTGGCCAGTTGATCGATGTCGGGATTTATGAAGCCGTATTTCGTATTCTTGATGAAATTGCCCCGGCTTACGGTCTGTTCGGCAAGATTCGGGAGCGTGAAGGTGCAGGAAGCTTTATCGCTGTGCCCCATGGCCATTTTCGCACCAAAGACGGGAAGTGGGTGGCGATTGCCTGTACCACCGATAAGATGTTTGAGCGTTTGGCCGAAGCAATGGAACGGCCCGAATTGGCTTCGCCCGAGTTGTACGGCGACCAACGGAAGCGCCTGGCAGCCCGCGATGTCGTGAATCAGATTACCATTGAGTGGGTCGGTTCCCTAACTCGCGATGAGGTGATGCGCCGCTGCCTTGAAAAAGAGGTACCGGTTGGCCCACTCAACAGTATTGCCGATATGTTCAACGATGAGCATTTTCGGGCACGGGGCAATCTGGCTCGGATCGAAGCCGAGGGTGTCGGTGAAGTGGTTGTTCCCAATGTGATCCCGACTCTATCTGAAACACCGGGCCGGATTACCAATCTTGGGCCGTCGCTGGGTAATGCGACGTATGAGGTGCTCCGCGAGTTGCTTGGTATTTCTGCTGAAGAGATCAAGCATTTGCGTAGCCGCAAAATTATCTAG